A portion of the Pseudorasbora parva isolate DD20220531a chromosome 1, ASM2467924v1, whole genome shotgun sequence genome contains these proteins:
- the asb7 gene encoding ankyrin repeat and SOCS box protein 7 produces MQNTKAVLDLQDINEREAGASDARTARCDRMLNHHCRRNPELQEELQIQAAVAAGDVYTVRKMLEQGYSPKIRDANGWTLLHFSAAKGKERCVRVFLEHGADPTVKDFIGGFTALHYAAMHGRARIARLMLESEYRSDIINAKSNDGWTPLHVAAHYGRDSFVRLLLEFKAEVDPLSDKGTTPLQLAIIRERSSCVRILLDHNANIDIQNGFLLRYAVIKGNHSYCRMFLQRGADTNLGRLEDGQTPLHLSALRDDVLCAQMLYTYGADTNTRNYEGQTPVAVSVSMSGISRPCLDFLQEVTRQPRTLQDLCRIKIRQCIGLQSLKFLEDLPIAKVMKDYLKHKFDNV; encoded by the exons GGAAGCAGGAGCGTCTGACGCCCGTACTGCGAGATGTGACAGGATGCTGAACCATCACTGCAGAAGGAACCCAGAGTTACAGGAGGAGCTGCAGATCCAGGCGGCCGTGGCAGCTGGCGATGTCTACACTGTCCGCAAGATGCTGGAGCAGGGCTACTCTCCCAAGATCAGAGATGCCAACGGCTGGACGCTGCTGCACTTCTCTGCGGCGAAGGGCAAGGAGCGCTGCGTGCGCGTGTTCCTCGAGCACGGAG CGGATCCCACGGTGAAGGATTTCATCGGAGGCTTTACAGCTCTGCATTATGCTGCCATGCACGGTCGTGCCCGCATCGCCCGCCTCATGCTGGAGTCAGAGTATCGCAGCGACATCATCAATGCCAAGAGCAATGATGGCTGGACCCCTTTGCATGTGGCGGCCCACTACGGCCGCGACTCCTTTGTGCGTCTCCTCTTAGAGTTCAAAGCAGAGGTGGACCCGCTCAGCGACAAAGGCACGACGCCGCTTCAGCTGGCAATTATCCGCGAGCGCTCCAGCTGTGTGCGCATTCTGCTCGATCACAACGCCAACATAGACATTCAAAACGGCTTCTTGTTGCGTTACGCCGTCATTAAGGGCAACCACTCGTACTGTCGCATGTTCCTGCAGCGGGGAGCGGACACTAACCTGGGTCGTCTAGAGGACGGACAGACGCCGCTGCACCTGTCGGCCCTCAGAGACGATGTGCTGTGCGCTCAAATGCTGTACACGTACGGAGCCGATACGAACACACGCAACTACGAGGGCCAGACCCCTGTGGCCGTTTCTGTCAGCATGTCTGGCATCAGTCGACCCTGTCTGGACTTCCTGCAGGAGGTCACAA GGCAACCCAGGACTTTGCAGGATCTGTGCAGGATAAAGATCCGGCAGTGCATCGGCCTGCAGAGCCTAAAGTTCCTGGAAGATCTGCCCATTGCCAAGGTCATGAAGGACTACCTAAAACACAAGTTTGACAATGTTTGA